GGCTCTTCGGCGGGATCGGTCTTTCTCCCTGACGATCGGTCGTCCCGCAACGGTTCGGCCATCATCACGCCGGATGTAGTTGCACGTAATCTGTTGATATTACGTTGGTTGCCCGCAAGGATCCTCCGTGCTCTCCGCGGGCGGTTTTCGGGGGAAAAGGATGCATGGATCGGATGGCCGGGAGAACACGCCCCTCGTTTTCTTTTGCCGGAATAAGACCGCCGAGGCTTGCCGTCTCCCATCGGCGGCATTATACTGATGGGCGAGCGAGGGCGGTTGACGTTCGGGGCGGATTTCGCGTTCCGGCGGATCGCCTTTCTTTTTTGCCCCCCGGTTGATACCCCGGCACGGTATCCGGCATGTACGAACTATTGAATTCCGTAGGAAAGGGAATACCGATGGCTGCCAAGGGATCATTCAACGCGTTCGAAATGGCTCGAGCCCAGTTCGACAAAACCGCGGACATGATCGGTCTCGACCGGGCGACGCGCGACCTTCTTCGCTCGCCTCTGCGTGAATATCACTTCCTGATTCCGATCCGGATGGATGACGGGACGCCCCAGGTCTTTCAGGGTTTTCGTTGTCAACACAACGACGCCCGGGGTCCCTGCAAGGGCGGCATTCGCTTCCACCCGCAGGAAACGATCGACACCGTTCGCGCCCTGTCGATGTGGATGACCTGGAAGTGCGCGGTCGCCGACATTCCGTTGGGCGGCGGCAAGGGCGGTGTGATCTGCGACCCCCACAACCTGAGCGCCCGCGAACAAGAACAGATCTGCCGCGGCTGGGTGCGCCAGATCGCCCGTAACGTGGGGCCCGTCTCGGACGTGCCCGCGCCCGATGTGATGACGACCAAGCAACACATGCTCTGGATGCTCGACGAGTACGAGCGCATCAACGGGGGACATTACCCGGGCCTCATCACCGGAAAGCCGGTCGGTATGGGTGGTTCGCTCGGACGGAAGGAGGCCACCGGCTACGGCGTGGTCTACACGCTCCGGGAAGCGCTCAAGCAGCTCGATGTCCGGCCGGCGGACACGACGGCGAGCATGCAGGGCTTCGGCAACGTGTCGCAGTTCGCGGCCAGGCTCTACCAGCAGATCGGCGGAACGGTGAAGTGCGTTTCCTGCTGGGATCAGGAGGATCAGGTTTCCTATAGCTTCCGGAAAGAAGACGGGATCGACCTCGACCAACTGCTGTCCATCACCGACCGCTTCGGCGGAATCGACAAAGGGAAGGCGCGCGATCTCGGATACGAGGTGCTTGACGCGGACGCCTGGCTGACCCAGGACGTGGATATCCTGTTCCCCTGCGCCCTCGAGAATCAGATCACCGCGGAAAACGTGGGTTCCATCAGCAAGCGCGTCAAGGTTATCGCCGAAGGAGCCAACGGCCCGACCACTCCGGAGGCGGACGCGGTGATTCAGAAACGCGGGATTTTCCTCATCCCCGATTTCCTGGCCAACGCCGGCGGCGTCACATGCAGCTATTTCGAGCAGGTCCAGAGCAACATGAACTACTATTGGGCCGAGGACGACGTCCTCGCCCGTCTGGATCACAAGATGACGAGCGCCTTCCTGGCGGTCAGCGAAGTGGCGACGAAGCAGAATCTCTACATGCGGGACGCCGCCTACGTTTTGGCGGTGAACCGCGTAGCGCAGGCTTGCCGCGACCGCGGCTGGATCTAAAGGGGCCGCGGAAGCCCGAGCGCCGGCGCTCTCTCCCCGGTTTCCCGGGAACCGGGGAGAGGCGCATCCGGGGGGACAACGGGAAGCATGAAGGGAGGAGGTCATGGGCGGGAAAGGCCGCGGCGACCTGCCCGAATTCGAGCGCCGCTTTTTCGACGGAGAGGAGACTTTTACGCGAATCGGTGAGGGCGAGATCGGAGGGAAAGCCTCCGGGCTTCGCCTGATCCGCGAGAAGATCCTGTCCGCCGTCGACCCGGCGGAGTTTCCCCGTTTCGAAATCAACGTACCGACCCTGACCGTTCTGACCACCGATCTGTACGATTCCTTTTTCGAACGAAACCGGCTCGACCTGAAGGAGCTGATCGAGCTGCCCGACGACCGCATCGCGCACCGGTTGCAGAATGCGGACCTCCCCGCCGAGTTCGTCGGTGATTTGTGGGCCGTCGTGGAACGGGTGCACACGCCTTTGGCCGTGCGCTCTTCCAGCCTGTTGGAAGACGCGCTCCGGCACCCGCTTGCGGGCGTGTACGCGACGAAGATGACCCCGAACAACCAGACGGACGTGGAGACCCGTTTCCGGCGCCTTGTCGAAGCGGTGAAATACGTGTACGCCTCGACCCTGTTCCGTCAGGCGCGCAGTTATCTCCGTTCGATCGATCGTTCTCCCCGGGACGAGAAGATGGCCGTGATCGTGCAGGAAGTCGTCGGCCATCGCCGGGAAGATCGCTTCTATCCCCATCTTTCCGGGGTCGCTCGCTCCTACTCCTACTACGCCACGGGGCACGCCCGGCCCGAGGACGGCGTGGTCAATCTCGCCCTCGGCCTGGGCAAGCAGATCGTGGACGGGGGTCTCTCCTGGACCTATTCTCCCGCCTACCCGAAGGCGCCGGCCCCTTTTAACGGTATCGGAGACCTGCTACGGAACACGCAAACCGGATACTGGGCCGTGCACATGGGGAAACCGCCCCTGCCCGATCCGATCCGCGAGACGGAGTATCTGGTCCAGGGGGACCTCGCGTCGGCGGAGAGGGAGGGCGTGCTGGAGAGTCTCGTTTCCACATACGACGCGCGTTCGGATCGCCTGCGTCCCGGGACGGGAACGTCCGGCCCGCGGGTGCTCGACTTCGCCCCTCTTCTCTCTTCGGACGCCTATCCCCTGAATGACCTGATCCGCCGCCTCCTGGCCGTCGCCGAAGAGGTCGTGAAGGATCCGGTGGAGATCGAGTTCGCCGTGACCCTTCCCGGGGACGATCGATCCCGCGCCCGGTTCGGTTTCCTGCAGGTGCGGCCGATGATGGTGAGCCGGGGCGGTGTCGATCTGGCGCCGGAAGATCTGGATGGGCCGAATGTGTTGCTGGCTTCGGAGCTGTCCCTGGGAAACGGGATGCGTGAGGACATTCGCGATGTGGTCTACGTGAAGCCGGAGGTTTTCGAAGCGCGGAACACGCCGGTCATCGCCCGGGAACTCGAGGGGATCAACCAGGCGCTGATCGAGGAAGAGAAGCCCTACCTGCTCGTCGGATTCGGGCGATGGGGCTCCTCCGAGCCTTGGCTCGGCACGCCGGTCGAGTGGGGACAAATTTCCGGCGCGCGCGCCATCGTCGAGGCTTCGCTGCCCGAGATGAATCCCGATCTCAGCCAGGGATCGCATTTCTTCCACAACCTGATCGGTTTTCAAGTGCTTTACCTGTCGGTGCCGCATCACGGTCGATATGGGGTAGACTGGAAGTGGCTCGATCGCCAGGAGACGATCCGGGAAACGGATTTTGTCAGGCACGTCCGAACCGTCCGGCCTCTCCGGATCATCGTGGACGGTCGTCAAGCCAGGGGGGTGGTGAAGTACGATGGATAAACCGATCAGGCCCCATCACCGGCTGTTGGACGATCTTCAGGAACGGGCCAAAGAGCTGAACTGTCTTTACGAGGTCGAGAGTCATCTCGGCCGGTCCGACGCCCCTCGGGACGTGGTGCTCCAGGCGGTGGTCGAGTCGCTGCCGCCCGGTTTTCAGCACCCCGAGGTTTGCAGAGCCCTGCTTGTCTGCGAAGACACCGAATATTATTCCGAACCGTTCCATCCGACCCCCTGGGTCTTGTCGGCGCCGTTGGAGATCCAGGGGGAGCGGCTCGGCCGTCTCTCCATCTACTACACGGAGGAGATGCCGCCGGAGGACGTGGGCCCCTTTCTCGCCGAAGAGGAACGGTTGGTCGACACGGTGGCCAACAGGCTGAGCCACTACCTGCTGTTTCAGAAGCTCAGGAACCTGGAACACGACATCACCGAAGCCCGGCAGGCCGGAACGTACGACCCCAAAGAGGATTGGCGCGCGCCGATCCACCTGTTGCGCGAGTCGGACCGAAGCGCCTATCTCCGCGTCGCCCGGCGTCTGATCAACCATTTGACTCGCATCGGGGTCGAGGAGGCGCGGACGCTCCTGTCCGGCGGCGCCTTGACGGGCGGCGGCGATGCGGACGCGGTCGAGGGGGAGAGCAATGTGCCCAGCCGCCGCTGGGAACCGGACATCCGCATCCTCCTCGGCGACCAGCCTTTCGAGTTGGCCGCCCGCCACCTGAGCGGCGCCGAAATCCTCTCCCGCGTGCAGCGGTGGATGGTGGAGGACAAGGCCGGCTATTTCATCAAGCTCCTGAACAGCCAGCGCACCTCCCTTCCCGAACTGGCGGACGCCATCCGGCGTTTCCACCTGCTGATCTCCGACGGCGCCGGGCTCCCCTCCTCGACGCTCAAGAGCCTGCGCGTCTCTCTGACGCAACGCCTGTTGACCGAGCAACTCGACTTCGTCCGCACGGCGAAGGATTTCGTCGAGATCTCCGATTTCGTCGATCTGATTCAACGCCTGATCATGCCCCCGGAGAGCCACGGCAAGCTGGGAGGGAAGGGGGCGGGGCTTCTTCTGGCCCACAAGGTGTTACAGCGCACCCAATCGAAGGATTGCCCCATCGGGCAGGTGAAGATCCCCAAGACCTGGTACATCGCGTCCGACGGTCTTTTGGATTTCGTGGGGCACAATGATCTCCAGGACGTGATCGAGCAGAAGTTCAAGGAGATCGACGATGTGCGGAACGAGTATCCGAGCATCATCCGCCTGTTCAAG
The genomic region above belongs to Candidatus Eisenbacteria bacterium and contains:
- a CDS encoding Glu/Leu/Phe/Val dehydrogenase; amino-acid sequence: MAAKGSFNAFEMARAQFDKTADMIGLDRATRDLLRSPLREYHFLIPIRMDDGTPQVFQGFRCQHNDARGPCKGGIRFHPQETIDTVRALSMWMTWKCAVADIPLGGGKGGVICDPHNLSAREQEQICRGWVRQIARNVGPVSDVPAPDVMTTKQHMLWMLDEYERINGGHYPGLITGKPVGMGGSLGRKEATGYGVVYTLREALKQLDVRPADTTASMQGFGNVSQFAARLYQQIGGTVKCVSCWDQEDQVSYSFRKEDGIDLDQLLSITDRFGGIDKGKARDLGYEVLDADAWLTQDVDILFPCALENQITAENVGSISKRVKVIAEGANGPTTPEADAVIQKRGIFLIPDFLANAGGVTCSYFEQVQSNMNYYWAEDDVLARLDHKMTSAFLAVSEVATKQNLYMRDAAYVLAVNRVAQACRDRGWI